Below is a window of Quercus robur chromosome 6, dhQueRobu3.1, whole genome shotgun sequence DNA.
aacaaaggtttgttctctttttaacttggggCATTGGGGTCTTATGTGACCGATCACATCGCAATGAtggcaagtaggaacaaacttagatccactcaATTCCCTAGATTGGGACCTAAACAAaggcttaggcttaagagcctttctctccactttttgatttcttttgtgtggaggaatgtacaccgatttgtcctttgaggtagaacacacaataggcacaaaatcgggtaccacaacatgattgcaacatatattttcttccattttagcaacaagttcagcaatcaaacacttggcatgcatattaagagattcattttcagatttaagatcatcaacaagtttgttagacaaaacaagtttagcatccaagtccttatttaaacattcaaactctttcagcttttcaagagagatTTCAGCAAgcttcttatatttctcaaccaatttgttggattcattaagtttaacaatcaaatcatcattttcacaaactaacttgctcaaattcttttgaaacttcttagctcctttctttaagagtttgtcaacaacacccatagattcaaataacatgttatcacacttatgaggattaacactcatagaggcattttcacaaacacgtggcatgttacattcatcaccaaccaaatcatgcaaagaggcatacaaagcacaatccatggcaaataaacacaaggggtcaaggatcacacttaggtatttaaaccacaacaagtgtacccgctctgataccaattgaaagttcaaatatgtgtataaaacacccttgaatgtttggacccccaattacaaaataatcaattcaagctttatgtcaaataACTAgttgcggaaaatgaacaaaagctataaacagaattggtaaacaatttaagccaattaaaaacacatccacagcagaaaataaaaggcaaagataaagggaagagagatgcaaacacaaggacaacacacgatgtgttattgaagaggaaaccgaagctctcggcgtaaaacctctccgccgccctccaagcggttaataatccactagaaaatgtagttgggatacatgaacagcaatagaccctccaagcctaatttacccgatgtacctaagccctccaagcttcttgctccaacgaggttgcgctgaacctttttcttttctagcttaccggatcttccaatgcttcccaaaactccaaaaacactcaacactctaaatgggtatGGGTAGTGTTTgaatagaaatctcctctcaataggtatgacaatgagagagggaatgagaagagactacaaagatttctctagAAATGAGTaactctctctaattgggtgggtgttttgaagaaacctctcttaggatttttctttctgaatggccacacatattttgtgggaatgagggggtatttatactagtgtgagaatggaatgtgaagagtcagtttttccaaacaGGGTtagctggcgacttgacctcgcgacttgactgagtcgcgagttcaagccacgagctaacttaatggccagtctggatttttgtcctgtagtgctccagctggtatgactgttcagctcccctgcatgctctgcacgtgtgctacttttggcggcttgcaagccgcgagtctcctgcgagtcctagccgcgagtctctgcttcactgcactgtcttgagcatttcttcacactctctcacacactacccttacatgattcccacctaaatacaaggtttctaagtgctgtattacaagcaaatttgtcatggaataaagccaacacatggttgattaaattcaaccttacaaaaggGATATGTATTgattataaaaagtaaaaaaataataaaaaaagggataTGTATAAGCCAATCATAACTTCAAGTTCACCAGCAGGCACCTCTTGCTTTAACATCTAGATCGGTTTGAAATCCTTTTCACttaaaatgtatttgaaaaaaagaaaaataaaaaacgtaaTACGTAGAAGACATATCATCAAGATCAATTTAATGGTAACTAgcaaattttttgtattatattttaggGTAAATAGCAAATTACATCtctaaagtttgggagtgtttggattttataccctgaactttcagaatttggattttatcctCTAAAATTTGGGggtgttttaattttataccttaacatttcagaatttggattttaccccatAAATTGtaagggtgtttggattttacttcataaaatttgagggtatttagattttacaccctgaaatttCACAATTTGAGAGTGTTAAATCTGACACCCACAAACTTTAtggagtaaaatccaaaatttaaaatgttagggtgtaaaatccaaacacctaaAACTTAAGGAGAATACCCACTTATGCAAGTGCTCTATGGCATGTTGAGTTAGAGAAATATGAAGTAAGAATCTCTTATTGGCACAAGTAAGTGTCTCTCATGGTAGGCGTTTCTCCTGTGAGGTCTAGAGAGGAAGATGAGGAGCTTCAAAGAAGCACAAAGAAAGTTAAGGAAGCCCATCGTGGGAAATTTGTGCAAGAACCCCATGACCTTGGCACTGGTGAGGGTTTTTCGTATAAAGAAACACTAATTGGAGAGTTGCCTAGTGCATTCAAACAAGCTTTTGACTTCAATCATGAGATGGAGTTTGATGCTACatctgatgatgagtttgttaACCTACCACTTGGGGAAGTTGTTGTTAAGCTCTCTGGGGAAAGGAAGAATAAAATCAGAGCCTCGTGGTCTAGAGCTTTGATTGTTAAAGTTTTTGGTAAGTCTGTGGGCTTTCATTTCCTACACTCAAGACTGACTAGCATGTGGAAACCTTCAGGGAAGATGGACTGTATCGATCTAGGATATGGTTTTTTCCTTATTAAGTTCTCACTCAAGGAGGATCATGCAAGAGTTTTTAAGGGTGGTCCTTGGCTTGTGGGAGGTCACTACCTATCCATTAGAGGATGGGAACCAAACTTTAGACCAGAGAATGCAAACCTCTCTTCTGTTGCTGTGTGGGTCCGTTTACCAGGCTTGCCCATTGAGTACTATGAGTTATCGGTCTTAAGGGATATAGGGAAAGCGATTGGGCCAGTTTTGCGCATTGACACACACACCGCTTCGGAGTCCAGAAGCCGGTTTATGCGAATTTGTGTTCAAGTTAATTTTGATGAACCAATAGTTAAGCTTGTTAAGGTCGGTGGTATTGATCAACCTGTGCAGTATGAGGGCATCagttctctttgtttttcttgtggTAGAGTTGGACACAAGGCAGAAGGTTTTCCTTACACAACAAAATCACTGGAAAAATCTGCCATGGCGAAGACCATATATGAAAGCATGACGAGCCAGGATTCGCGGGAAAAAGATGAATCTGAACCGAGCGCTTTTGGGCCCTGGGTATTGGTAGCatgaaaaaggaaacaaagcaGGCACGCGGTGAAAACAAACCAGACTGAAGCTTCTTTGGGACTATCTGCCATAAGCCCAACAGGGCTTTGAGCCCACCAAGCCGATTCCTATACACTGAGGTTGAACCTTTTGCTGAGCTTACACGCAACAGTGACGTGACCGTTGGTAGTGCGATCTGTGCAGATCGCACTATCGAAGTACCTTTGGGGTCTAATTTAAAGTCTTCACACGTTAACTCCAAGGAGTTGAAATCGAGGTATATCCCGAAAGGGAAAAAGGGTATGGTTCAGGCTAGGCAGAGTGTGACTAGACAGAAAAACTCAACTGAATGGAAGATCATCAAAAATATGGAATCGGAGACCACTAAGCAGAAGATTCATCAAGGTAGCTTCAGTTTCGTGTGGAAGTTAAGGAGTTCACAGCTGGAGGTTCGTCTAAGCCCGTAGTTGATTGCCTCAATCCCTTTTCCCATCCTTTGAGGGTTGATTCGGAGAAGATGGCAGCGGTGGAAGAAGTGATTATGAATGTGGACTCTGGGGTTTGCTTTAAAGCTGAagacaacaataaaaatattgtcacaCCTCAGGAGGCGGATAGACCACCGCTCGTTGAAATTTCAACAAACATGCACAAGGAGGGGTCCAACCAATCCTCATCTATGGATGTTGAGATCCGAAATATTTCTAAAGCAAATTTGAAGCGAATTGATCCCAAGATTCATTCTAAGAATGCAGATAGAGATGGTGAGGCTTTGCTACCCGAAGTGTATGACGATTTGGATCTTGGGATCTCTTCCAATCACTAGGGGGTTGATCTAAACCAATCAGAAAGTATATGCAAGTGGACAAAGGAGGTGATGTGTCTAACCATCTTCTGTAAATTTTCCCTTTtgttcctttatttatttagattaaTTATGAATATGCTTATTTGGAACTGTAGGGGTGCTAGCAACCCCAATTTCTGTAATAATGTGAGTGATATGGTTCGTAGGCATTGTCCTGCTATTATGATCATTAGCGAAACTAAACTTTGTGGTGTCAGAGCTAAAAGAATTATAGACAGGCTTCCTCTGGATGGGGCAATTGTTGCTAATTCTTTTGGGCGATCTGGCGGATTGTGGCTTCTTTGGGATTCTGATCAAGTGGAATTATCCGAGTTGTCGTCTACTGAGCAAGAGATTCATGCTCTTGTTTCATCTACAGCTAATCCTCCTTGGCTTCTCTCTGCCATTTACGCCAGTCCTAGATTGGCTGAGCGAAGATTGCTTTGGGAA
It encodes the following:
- the LOC126690035 gene encoding uncharacterized protein LOC126690035 — protein: MVGVSPVRSREEDEELQRSTKKVKEAHRGKFVQEPHDLGTGEGFSYKETLIGELPSAFKQAFDFNHEMEFDATSDDEFVNLPLGEVVVKLSGERKNKIRASWSRALIVKVFGKSVGFHFLHSRLTSMWKPSGKMDCIDLGYGFFLIKFSLKEDHARVFKGGPWLVGGHYLSIRGWEPNFRPENANLSSVAVWVRLPGLPIEYYELSVLRDIGKAIGPVLRIDTHTASESRSRFMRICVQVNFDEPIVKLVKVGGIDQPVQYEGISSLCFSCGRVGHKAEGFPYTTKSLEKSAMAKTIYESMTSQDSREKDESEPSAFGPWVLVA